The genomic region AATGAGAACCCTGTTCAGTATTTTTGTATTTACGTATTTCAGCTTTCTTTTCTTGGTCTTTTTTGTAATTATATCGTTGGTCTTTGTTACTACATTTCCTTTTGATAAGTATCGTAAAGCACCGAATTTTACATTGTCCATAATGGCTCGTTTTATGATGAAAGCGAGTCCGTGGTGGAAGATTGAAATAGAAGGAGCAGAGAAATTTAATCCCGATGAACCAACTATTTTCTTATCCAACCACCAGAGTTTTCTGGATATGGCACTCATTTATCATCTCCCTTGGAAGATGAAATGGGTATCAAAAAAGAGCCTTACATATATACCGGTAATGGGATGGTTGGTTTGGTTAACCGGGCACCTCACCATTAACAGATCCAGTACAACAGCATTGAAGAAGCTGGAGAACTTAGTGGAGCCGTTAAATAATTTGGTTCCGGTTATGATATTTCCTGAAGGGACCCGGGCAATGGACGGGGAACTTAAAACGTTTAAGAACGGAGCCTTTCTCTTGTCCTTGGAGCACGGTTTTAAACTACAGCCAATGGTGATAGATGGAGGGCATTCGGCTATGCCTCCGGGTTCAAAAAAACTAAACCCAAAAGTTACTTTTAAATTAAAAGTATTAGAGGCAATCAATCCTGAAAAATTCAATGATTTGAAGGAATTGAAGGATTATGTACGGTCGCTTATGAAAGATGAATTGACAGAATTGAGACAAACTTGATTAATAAAATTCGTGATATATATTACGACGAACTTGAGCATCAACATCGCTTTATGTTGTCGTTGATATATGCTGAATTAATTGTTTTAATGATCCTTAAATTCTGGCCCGCACAGGTTGCTCCCCCTGAAAATTTTGAATATTCATATAATGATGAAGCTATTTATGTAGAACGTGCAATTATAACCCGGCAGTCGTCAGCACCCGCAGCTCCTCCAAAGCCCCGAGTTCCGGTACCCGTTCCCAATGATGAAGTAATAGAAGAGGAAATCGATTTCCCTGAATTTGAAGATGTTTTTTCAAAGCTTGATGCGGATGGAGACCAGGGGTTATCAAGTGTTGGAGGAGAAGGTGAGTTAGTCGGGAGTCCGGAACGCCCTCCGGGATTGATTCGAATTGTTGAACCTACAACTCCGGATGCGGCAAAGAGAGCAAATATCAAAGCGCAGATTATTGTCACATTTTTGGTAGGTACTGACGGGGAAGTTGAGGACGCTTTTATATCGGAAATTCGACTATATGATGGGGACTCTTACAAGGTGGTAGATCGCATAGGATATGGTTTAATGGAAGCTACCCTTGAAGCTGCCTTAAAATGGAGATTTCGTCCTGCCAGAGATCAGGGAGCGCCTGTTAAAACCTATGTAGAAAATAGTTTTAATATTGGCTTTTAATTCGTTGATATAGGATATAAATACTTCTATCTTAGGCGCCCTTCGACGGGCTTTCATCTATAACAAACGGAGAGGTGCCAGAGCGGTCGAACGGGCTCGCCTGGAAAGCGAGTGTGCCCCTTCCGGGGTACCGAGGGTTCGAATCCCTCCCTCTCCGCCATTTCTTTTTTTGAAGTTTATTCAGGTGCAATGATTCCTTCTCAGGTAAATAAGGGATATCTGTTAAGACAGATATTATTTGAATGAATGGAATAAATTATCTGCACTCGCACCAATCGCATGGTAATTGATTTGTTTATCAATCAAAATCTTTAAGCAATCCCCCCTTGGATTTACTTATTTCTGTTTTGCTTTCTTCGAATGATGTAACCGTCCAATGACCATTTCCCTCCTCCGTAGATAAAGAAAACGATCAGAAGAATAAGTACCAGAATAGAATACTCCAATTGAGCAGCCTTACCTAAAAATATATCTCTGGCATGTACGAAAAACACGGCTCCGGCTAAAATGGGTATTTGAACAGCTGTTGCCAGTCTGGTAATTAATCCAAAGGCAAGCATCAAGCCGCCTGCAAGATGAGCCCCTACAACATAATGAGCTACCACAAAGGATGATATAGGTATATTACCCTCGATCATTGCGTAAACTTCAGAGATATTTTCTACAAAGTAGAATCCTTTATAAAAAAGTAGGATACCTAAACATATGCGAAGTATTTCGATTGCTTCATGGCGATGCTCTCTCATCCACTTCAAAGCAGGATGGTTAATTGTCTTATTCATGCAACCTCCCTTATATAGTGTTTAAATTTTAATCCTCCTGCCTTCTTCAACAATCACCCGGCCTAAATCAGTCCGCTATTTTTAAAGCAAAAGCCTAAGCCGCATGTATTTACATGGCCTTAGAAAATTTTAATTAATAGAAATCCATGATCTTAACTCAGGATTAATGAGAAATAGATAGCAAAAGAGGATGAGTATGTTTGGGTATTTTTCGCTTTTCTTATTTATCAATTCACTCATTTCTTTTGAAAATCATTATACTTGCCTTGATGAAAATAGTGAATACCTCTCATATTAAAAACTGGCCGAATAAAGTGATTTTAGGTGTGGCCGATATTTCTTCGGAACTGCCTACCGGGATCTTATCACCCTCGGAAAGCAAAGAGTATGATTCTTTTAAAAATCTCAACAGAAAGGCAGAATATCTGTCAGCAAGAACACTTTTGAAGTTTTTGCTTTCATCCTCAGAGGTTGATGAAAAAAATGTAATATTGAGTAGAGAAGAGGGAGGGAAGCCTTTTGCTAAGCTGGGCGATGAACATCTACATGTAAGCTTTTCACATTCTCCTCATAAAGTATATTGTGCACTTTCAAAGAAGTTTGATATTGGAGTGGATGTAGAACCCTTAAAAAGAAAAATACCACTCAAATTGGTCAACCGGATCTTATCAGACTCAGAGAAAAAAAAGCCAAATTCACTTAACCCGATTCAGGTCTGGACGATAAAAGAAGCAGTTGTAAAGCTTTTAGGAACAGGGCTTCGTACAAACCTGAACGAACTTTCGATCGAGCAAAATGAGAAATCTCAGATTTATGTAAGATTTAACAATGAAAAATTGATTGAAATTTGTAGTTTTAGTCAATCAGATCATCAGATAGCATTAGCTTATCAAAGCCTACATATTTGATAGAAAATCAGAAAAGCTCAAAGGCACCATTTCAAATTGGTTAAGGAAAGGTGTCTTTGAGCTTTTTTAGTAGCATAAAGAATTTTATATATCATCAGAGCATTATGGAAGTCAAACACCTCACACAGCAAGAGATTAAGAATCATATAAAGGAAGCAAAACAGTTAAATACAAACTCTGAGCATGTTCGAATGCTGTTTGTTCCAAACAAGATTGACGAACATAATTTTGGAGAATTATGTACGACTTACAAAACCGTAATCGATCAAGAATTTGATACCGTTGTAGTCATTGAATCTTATACTGGTCGCCTCCAGAAAAAATTGGCCATGCCTTCCAATAAAGTATTTGAAACCCGTTTCGGGGAAGTGCCGGTAAATGATTATTTACGCAATGAATTTTGCGATGAAGAAGATGATTTCTTTATAGCAGATGAAGGGTATAGCAAAGAAATGAGTTTATATACGCAGTTACCCATCTTACAATCCTGTTTCACAGATTTTGAAGTGGTAAGTTTACAAATAGGTGATTATGACCCCGCTATTGTCAGGGAACTTGCATTTACCCTGGATGAATTACTTTTAAACAGGAATGCTCTTATAGTCTATTGTTGTGACGTGCCGGCAAGCAATCCGGAAGAGTTAGAGAAATTACGTTCTCTGGTCGTTGAGAATAAAGAATCGGGCTTGTTACATTATCTGAACAGTAATGAGAAAACTGTGAAGGGTGCACGAGCTTTTATGAGCGGGATTTTGGTAGCCCGCTCTTGGGGATATGATGTTGAATTTCTGGATCACATAGAATCCGCAAATAATATTTGTGGATATGCCAAACGGACTCAACCTCAAATGGTTTAATATGAAAAATACCCGCATTTCCATAGTTGGTTTGGGGCAAGTGGGTATGTCATTTCTTAATGTTTTGTCGGTAAAAAAATATGAAATAGTTTCCGTTTTTAACCGTTCAAAAATTGATAGTTCTATTGCATCAAAATTTCCAGGTACAACTTTCAAGGCCGGTCTTCCTTCGAAAAAAGGTGCTATAGGTAACCTGATCCTGTTAACTGTTTCTGATGATGCCATTGAGAAAGTATCCCGGGATATTGCATCACACTTTGATAATCTCGTTGGTTTTATGTTCGCCCATTGCTCCGGGGTGCATTCCTCTGAGGTTTTGTCGGCTCTAAAACAAAAAGGAGCAAAAATAGCTTCTTTTCATCCAATGAAATCAATTACGGAATCTGCGAACTCATTTCAGGACACTTGGTTTGATATCGAGGGGGATGAGGAAGTGCTTATTGAGCTTGAACAACTCACCAAGAAATTACAAGCAAAAACATTCAGGGTTGAGCCGGAAGCCAAACCATTTTTACATGCGGCCGCAGTCGTGGCTTCAAATTACCTGGTCGTTTTGGCTGATTTGGTTTCAAAAATTTCATCTGAAGGGAATGTTCCTGAAGATATAGCCCTTAAAGCGATGACTCCGCTTATGCATAACACCCTGCAAAATATTGAAACGAAAGGAGTTGCGGAATCACTTACGGGGCCCATTGAAAGAGGTGACATTGAAACGATACAGAAACATCTCAATAATTTACAAAATACCCCCGAATTGCTTTCATTATATAAGGTACTGGGTAATGAAGCCGTTAAAATAGCCGTACAGAAGAAAGGGGCGTCTCCATCGCTGAAGAAAATCAAAGACCTATTTTCGTGAATTCTGAATCAAAAAAGGATTTTTATACTCGTGTATATGAGGTTGTTTCCCATATTCCCGAAGGGAAGGTGACCTCTTATGGAGCTATATCCCGGTACCTGGGAGTAGAATCAGGGGCTCGAATGGTGGGCTATGCAATGAACAATTATCGTAGCTATAATTTAGGATATGAATTGCCCGCCCACCGCGTTTTAAATCGGTTGGGACAACTTACCGGCCGAGCCCATTTTGAAGGAGACACCATGAGAGA from Gracilimonas sp. harbors:
- a CDS encoding lysophospholipid acyltransferase family protein, yielding MRTLFSIFVFTYFSFLFLVFFVIISLVFVTTFPFDKYRKAPNFTLSIMARFMMKASPWWKIEIEGAEKFNPDEPTIFLSNHQSFLDMALIYHLPWKMKWVSKKSLTYIPVMGWLVWLTGHLTINRSSTTALKKLENLVEPLNNLVPVMIFPEGTRAMDGELKTFKNGAFLLSLEHGFKLQPMVIDGGHSAMPPGSKKLNPKVTFKLKVLEAINPEKFNDLKELKDYVRSLMKDELTELRQT
- a CDS encoding 4'-phosphopantetheinyl transferase superfamily protein, whose protein sequence is MKIVNTSHIKNWPNKVILGVADISSELPTGILSPSESKEYDSFKNLNRKAEYLSARTLLKFLLSSSEVDEKNVILSREEGGKPFAKLGDEHLHVSFSHSPHKVYCALSKKFDIGVDVEPLKRKIPLKLVNRILSDSEKKKPNSLNPIQVWTIKEAVVKLLGTGLRTNLNELSIEQNEKSQIYVRFNNEKLIEICSFSQSDHQIALAYQSLHI
- a CDS encoding Rossmann-like and DUF2520 domain-containing protein, which codes for MKNTRISIVGLGQVGMSFLNVLSVKKYEIVSVFNRSKIDSSIASKFPGTTFKAGLPSKKGAIGNLILLTVSDDAIEKVSRDIASHFDNLVGFMFAHCSGVHSSEVLSALKQKGAKIASFHPMKSITESANSFQDTWFDIEGDEEVLIELEQLTKKLQAKTFRVEPEAKPFLHAAAVVASNYLVVLADLVSKISSEGNVPEDIALKAMTPLMHNTLQNIETKGVAESLTGPIERGDIETIQKHLNNLQNTPELLSLYKVLGNEAVKIAVQKKGASPSLKKIKDLFS
- the amrB gene encoding AmmeMemoRadiSam system protein B, with translation MEVKHLTQQEIKNHIKEAKQLNTNSEHVRMLFVPNKIDEHNFGELCTTYKTVIDQEFDTVVVIESYTGRLQKKLAMPSNKVFETRFGEVPVNDYLRNEFCDEEDDFFIADEGYSKEMSLYTQLPILQSCFTDFEVVSLQIGDYDPAIVRELAFTLDELLLNRNALIVYCCDVPASNPEELEKLRSLVVENKESGLLHYLNSNEKTVKGARAFMSGILVARSWGYDVEFLDHIESANNICGYAKRTQPQMV
- a CDS encoding energy transducer TonB, whose amino-acid sequence is MINKIRDIYYDELEHQHRFMLSLIYAELIVLMILKFWPAQVAPPENFEYSYNDEAIYVERAIITRQSSAPAAPPKPRVPVPVPNDEVIEEEIDFPEFEDVFSKLDADGDQGLSSVGGEGELVGSPERPPGLIRIVEPTTPDAAKRANIKAQIIVTFLVGTDGEVEDAFISEIRLYDGDSYKVVDRIGYGLMEATLEAALKWRFRPARDQGAPVKTYVENSFNIGF
- a CDS encoding DoxX family protein — its product is MNKTINHPALKWMREHRHEAIEILRICLGILLFYKGFYFVENISEVYAMIEGNIPISSFVVAHYVVGAHLAGGLMLAFGLITRLATAVQIPILAGAVFFVHARDIFLGKAAQLEYSILVLILLIVFFIYGGGKWSLDGYIIRRKQNRNK
- a CDS encoding MGMT family protein, with the translated sequence MNSESKKDFYTRVYEVVSHIPEGKVTSYGAISRYLGVESGARMVGYAMNNYRSYNLGYELPAHRVLNRLGQLTGRAHFEGDTMRERLLQEGVQFKEEYTVDMKRHFWDPFEINKKG